From Mangifera indica cultivar Alphonso unplaced genomic scaffold, CATAS_Mindica_2.1 Un_0001, whole genome shotgun sequence, the proteins below share one genomic window:
- the LOC123205002 gene encoding aspartic proteinase-like: MEGKVRSALCLWVLTCLILADSSNGLLRIGLKKRHLDLHGINAARVARREGIMANHLSSVDEALVPLKNYLDAQYFGEIGIGSPPQNFTVIFDTGSSNLWVPSSKCYFSIACYFHSRYKSSKSSTYTKNGKTCEISYGSGSISGFFSQDNVEVGELVVKDQVFIEATREGSLSFILAKFDGILGLGFQEISVGDAVPVWYNMVQQGLVSEEVFSFWLNRDPESSEGGEIVFGGVDSKHYKGNHTYVPVTRKGYWQFTMGDLLIGGHSTGVCEGGCAAIVDSGTSLLAGPTPVVTEINHAIGAEGIVSAECKEVVSEYGDLIWDLLVSGVLPDKVCAQLGLCFFNGNHSVSISIEQVVEKENMDGVSTADSALCCACEMMVIWIQNQLKQQRTKEKVLNYVNELCESLPSPMGESAIDCDSLGNMPNITFTIGDKPFKLTPEQYILKTGDGFAEVCISGFMALDVPPPRGPLWILGDVFMGVYHTVFDYGNLQIGFAEAA; encoded by the exons ATGGAGGGAAAAGTTCGGTCTGCTTTGTGTTTGTGGGTGTTGACATGCTTGATCCTTGCTGATTCCTCTAATGGGTTGCTGAGAATTGGTTTGAAGAAGCGTCACCTTGATCTTCATGGTATAAACGCGGCCAGGGTGGCAAGAAGGGAAGGAATTATGGCCAATCATTTAAGCAGTGTGGATGAAGCTCTAGTGCCTTTGAAGAACTATCTGGATGCTCAGTACTTCGGAGAGATCGGTATTGGCTCACCACCACAAAATTTCACTGTCATATTTGATACTGGCAGCTCCAATCTGTGGGTTCCTTCTTCAAAATGCTATTTCTCT ATTGCGTGCTATTTCCATTCTCGGTACAAATCAAGCAAGTCTAGTACATATACAAAGAATG GAAAAACTTGTGAAATAAGTTATGGATCTGGATCCATTTCTGGTTTCTTCAGTCAAGACAATGTTGAAGTTGGGGAGCTTGTTGTTAAGGATCAA GTTTTCATTGAGGCTACACGAGAAGGAAGTCTTAGTTTTATATTAGCAAAATTCGATGGAATACTTGGACTTGGATTCCAGGAGATTTCAGTCGGCGATGCTGTACCAGTATG GTACAATATGGTCCAACAGGGCCTTGTAAGTGAGGAGGTCTTCTCATTCTGGCTCAATAGAGATCCTGAGTCCTCAGAGGGTGGTGAGATTGTTTTTGGTGGTGTTGATTCAAAGCACTATAAGGGGAATCATACTTACGTTCCTGTTACTCGGAAGGGTTATTGGCAG TTCACTATGGGAGATCTTCTCATTGGTGGCCATTCAACAG GTGTTTGTGAGGGGGGTTGTGCTGCTATTGTGGATTCGGGAACATCCTTGCTTGCAGGGCCAACG CCTGTTGTGACTGAAATCAATCATGCCATTGGAGCAGAAGGTATTGTCAGTGCAGAATGTAAGGAGGTTGTTTCTGAGTATGGAGACTTGATATGGGATCTATTAGTGTCAGGG GTTCTACCTGACAAAGTATGTGCACAACTTGGTTTATGTTTCTTCAATGGGAATCACTCTGTGAG TATTAGCATCGAACAAGTggttgaaaaggaaaatatggATGGTGTATCAACTGCAGATAGTGCTCTCTGCTGTGCTTGTGAAATGATGGTTATTTGGATCCAGAATCAGCTAAAACAACAGAGAACAAAGGAGAAAGTACTCAACTATGTGAATGAG CTCTGTGAGAGCCTACCAAGTCCAATGGGAGAATCAGCCATCGACTGTGACAGCTTGGGAAACATGCCAAATATCACATTCACCATTGGCGATAAACCTTTCAAACTCACTCCAGAACAG TACATTCTGAAAACTGGTGATGGATTTGCTGAAGTCTGCATCAGTGGTTTCATGGCATTGGATGTACCTCCTCCAAGGGGTCCTCtgtg GATCCTGGGAGATGTATTCATGGGGGTGTATCACACTGTCTTCGACTATGGTAATCTGCAAATTGGTTTTGCTGAGGCTGCTTAG